The stretch of DNA aggaaaTTTTGTCAGCATACCATGCTAGTCTTATCCAGAAATTACTGAAATATCACTGAAACATACTTCTGGTCCAttgctgacattttttaaagtaaaagcaactgcttaaaatatttaagtgtccTTTGCTACTTTGCTCCTTTGTACTGAGAATAACATACTAGCCTATCGTGACCAAGTTAGAGTTGTGTCTGAAGCACGATTTAAGCACAAACCCTTCCTCTCAGGATCTCAAACGTTTGGACAAGCTTACGTGGGACGCGTGTGCTCCGGGAGGGAACAGATGGCCGCAAAGCAGTACAATCTATTCACGAGCTGAAATCCAACTTCCAAACACGAGAGCCTCCCCCGTGACTTACACTCCTCTGATAGGCCAAACTGTCCTCCACTAATCAATGTTTCCGTCTCCGACTTGaaagctgctgcctctgccccggAGAGAGCATTCACTCATCCCACCGCCGTGGTCATGACCTTTTAACCTAAAGAAAGTCGGTGTTAGAAGTAGCACTTGCTTCCCAGTAGACGTCACTTAGAAAACAGTTCATCAGTTTTTAATCTTCTAATCGCCTTTGAAAATGTTCCTGCAAATGCCTACCTCTGAATATTTCGTCACAAAGCCtgctttgaataaaatatttattaccacGTGCACAAGCCACACGTTACACGCGTGGTGATTAGTCAGCATCGTACTCCCGAAGGTGTTCGCTCAGTGTAGCACCAACTCCGCAGCTACACTCCGCTGGTAAGAACAACCTTCTGCCTCTACAAGCTCCAGAAGGCATTCTCTAGccagaatcaggaaaaaaaaaaaaagaaaaaaggtttaaaaCGGGATGATATAATACTCCCTCGATGGGGAGCTGGGCGAAATTCAGGCAAAGAGTCTGAGAAGGAGCAGCACTGCGTTCTCGCGTCAGACTAGGAGCAAGAAAATGTGgatttctgttcttgttttgGCTTCCCACCTTGGTGAGACATGCAAGCCCTTTacactttattttcctcattcagATAAAACCCAGGATTTCCAAGCATTCAGCTCTTGCACACTGTGCCTCTGCTGAAGCGCTGGGGGACATGGACAAAGGGTTCGAGCCCcgccagcctccagcctccttcGGCCCAAGCCTCCAGCCACGTCCCCCGACCCCCGAGCTGTGGTGACCCTACACCAGCGGGCAGCCCACCGCCTGGCAGCCTCCCCATGACGAAGACTCGCCTCACTGTCTGCCTTTGCTGCCAGGACCCTGGCCCCCCGCCACGGAGAGGCTGAGGTGAGGAGCGGCCTCGGCTGCAGGCCGCAGCCACCTGGCCACAGCCAAGCAGCACCCGAATCTCAGTCTTTGAAATGACCTGTTCACTGGGCCTCTAATTTCCATTTGCTGGTCACCTCCTTTCCTTTGTtgcctctcctttccctccccttcctcttagACCTTCTAGACTAACCACCGCGGAGGATGTTTGGCAATAGACCTACacacttccttccctccccagccctcttAGGAAGAAGGATGCTACTGTCCGTGTCTGACCCAGTTATTCCATCGCCTCTCGCTTCCCCTCACATTTCATTCTCGTCGGTTCCCTCTGCCGTTCCACCCACCTACCCGGAACCTCTCTGAAGCCTCCCCCCTCTGAAATCTCTTATTCAGGTTCTACTTTCTCTGACCCCAACTTCCTATTTTTGCAGCTTGCCTGCCTACTGCTCCTGTTTGGCCAATCTTGGTCTTCTGATTCATTTACTCCCTCATCCTGCCTTAGAGTCAGACTTTTCCTATAAATCTTTTCTAATTTGTTcacattttgagtctattttgaGTCTTCGATCTCTCCCTTGTTGAGGCTCCAAACTTGGcatgttcattttcctttaattGTGACTGCCCCCCCAGAGCTGCAACCATGATGAATGTAATGCTCCATCTTCTCTACCGTGGCACGTAGAGTCTGTTTTTGCAGCTAAACATCATCCGAATGAGTCAGATTGGTAACATTACATAGATCCGTAgcccccaaactttttttttttaatttttttttcgtAGCCCCCAAACTTAAAAGGACTTTAAAATGGCCTGAATTGCCATCATGTTTCACTAGTTTAACCTGCCATTTCCCTTCAGAAGACAGTTTCTTGAGTCCTTTCCCAGTGACctcaaatctctttcttttttactcacTGTCTGCTGACTTAGTCGGCAACCTCCCTTGTTATAGTGGATCTGTCCCTCCATCCTACTGCAGGCTCCTGACACCTACGCTCTGGGCCCTTCTGTTATTACCAATGATCAGCAGCGCTATCTGCCTGATATCAATTATCACACACACAGGCTGTATTTTTAGTGACATATAAAAGGGTTCAAGTCTctgctttaaaaacataaaaaaataaaaaataaaccctgaACGTCTTCCagttacttttctttccttcgtAGTCTCTTGTGCTGAGTTGTATATACTCCCTGTTTCCATGTGCTCACCTGCCATTTTCTCTCCAGCGCAATCTGACCTAGACTTGGCTCCCACCACTCCACTGAACTCTCCTAGCTGAGGTTACGACTATTCTCCTCATTGCTAAAGCAAAATTGCATTCTTCAGTCTTGATCTCACCTGACCTAGttgaagacattttctttctttggttttctaaTACCACGTATTTTTTTCATCTTACCTCCCTCTTATGTGGCCACTTGTCTTCATGATTCAGTAGTTCAACAAATATAGAATTCCCATGTTTGTCAAGCAGTGTATGTCGACCATACAGCAGTGAACTAGACAATGAGGTCCTTGcccccaaatatattttaaggcGGGGGAGGGGATTAAGTAATTGTATTCAGGCTTCAAAAATAGTACAAATAGTAGAAATTTGGTGGTActtctatgttttttaaaatcagtgaaaCCATTCTAAATGTGGCATAACTTATAgcattataaaatactttattttcatttcatgtatAAGCAATACCTTtagagaaataaagtgaaaaatacaacTACCCTCTGGATTTTCTTATAGGTTTATGGTGAATATTAATACAAGAAGATGCAAAAAATATACAAGATCTTGAAAAGAATTCTTCTATATTACATGTTATCAAGTGGAGTATTTAAAAACCGTGGCTCAATGCAAGGAAAATCTATTTCcttaatttaagtaaaaataattattttaatcaatatgaaataaaatttctaaaaattattcataattaaCAACATCCTGAATATACTCACTCATCAAAACACCTAATGCTTAAAGGCTTATAAAGAATGTGGTCATTTCTTTTAGAGTAGTTAGTAATTTATAGACAAGTAGGTAAAATGATGACAAAGAAGTCCATGTACATTTGTCAAGAGTATACAGTATTTATATTCTACAAATGAAGCACTTTTATGttcaatattcaaatattttctgatgttaataaaaatacatcttcATAACTGAATTCCTTCCAATATTAAAGATAGCTCAGGACTTTTTGTCTTTAAAGGATGAGATTCAGGCCTTCTTGACAGATTACTACATTTTTGTCTAAGTTTTCCCATGCAATTATTGCATCTTTTAGGCGAACTAATCTTAGTTGTACCCCAATTGACATCAAGATTTAAATCTTCTGGGAGGAAAGTACTTgatctcttcttctcttcttttattctagTACCAAGAGTCTTCTTTGGATTGTGGTTAATACGTTTACAGTCTTTGGCCATCTTCTGGCTTTGACCAGTGTAGTGTTTTTCACTGATACATGGGCTTTCCATTCCAGTGGAACACACCATATTCTTGTGAGCAATAGAAGGAAGAAATGTTTGAGATGACATTTTTCCAACAGTTCTAGTTGGTAAATCTTGAAGATACCTGGGAAAATGTTGgctaattttatattcatagatTAATTTCCTTGAGTTTGAATCATCTGATTTGATAGAGAATTGATCATTTATTGTTATATTCTGATAGGTATTTGCTGAACTTTCAGGTGTATCCAGTTTTCCAGAATTACATTGAGGTATGCTTGGTAAAATTCcaagtctattttgttttaagCCTAATCCAGTACCAGGAATAAAAAGTTCTGGTTCTTCCTGTTTTGACAGATGAGTGATGCTTGCGTTTGAAGTGGACTGATGTGAGTGTCCATTTACTGCTGTATCTTTCCAGATTAAAGGGTTATATATAACTTGTCCATCAATAGGGCATGAGTTGCACTTGTAGAATAACCAATTGTCAATACATTTcctatgaaacttaaaaaaaaggttataaaTTAATCAGAGACACAATTATCTTGTTTATGATGTGTATTATCTATGCAAGTTTCTCCCAGTTTCATTATTGTGTTACTATTAAAACTATTTAGCAAGAATGGAAGATAATTATAATTTATCAAGCTTTATGGAAacaatttgaagagaaaaatggaatggGTTATGGACTGATCTCCATTTTCAACCTTAAAATGGAAAGGCTTTTATGGACATCATTTTTGTAACCTCATTAAATCCCATTACTTATTCAAGCCATTAATTTCACTGTTCCTTTCTaatgaattaaatttattaaataacaaaaatagtcaCAACCAACTAGAGTTGGAAACGGATCTGATGATGGTAAGGTGTAAAATAACAAATCCCATTCTTGGGAAGAAAGCAAACTATCAGACATTTTAAGTAAAGGTGACTCTAGACCTATAAATACTTAAAGTaactttatttcagaaaaaacCTGGTTACCAATAGTCATTGAACAACATTAGACTTTAATTTCAGTGAATTCActtgaaataataattatgtCAAATTAAACATTTCTGTTTCATCCAAAGAGTCACAAAAACACCTTATTACTCTGCAAGCTTTTTCTTTGTGTGGGTAACTAAAGTAGATAAGGTAGATAATCTAATTTGAAGAGCTATTTTGTCTTTCCTGGATAGAGTATACAGAAATGAGTCCTAATCCATAGAAATCCATCCATAAGGGACAGAGCTGCCTTCTCAGTGGTCTCTGCTGCAGCTCTACTATACACACTCTTCAATATGAACATCTCTGCACATAAcacaaataaaaagtgaaaagagacaCTTAAATTGTCAATTAATTCACAAAAACTGGCCCTACAAGGAAAGTCAAACTAAAATGATGTGACTGCTACCTTGTGAGTACATGGTAGTAATCTTGTATGTTGACCGAGACGAAATGCCTTCAAACAGAGTCGACACTGATAGCCTGGAGCAAGCATCTTACTATTCTTTGTAATTAGTAAGAGAGGCAGTGACTTCACCACTTGTTTTGGTGTGTAAACTGGGCTGAATGAAAATGAGCAGAAAGACATGAATATTTATATGTGATTATCGATCAGGAAGTAATCAATAGCACAGGTAAATAGCTGCcatataaataatgtaaatgaatTCAATATTTTCTTGAACTGAAGGTAATAAATCTCATACattatgaagttaaaaaaatctattgtattGATGCTGAACAAGATGGATCCAATTTCAACACCAACttcataaataacaaaatttagtcatttcaaataaaaatactaaactgaaatttttttatttgtagtttttaatgtCTATGAAACAAGAGCAATATTTTAATGAGAACCATATACTCAAATTATTTCAGTCTGACCCAACACTTCTGCCTTGTGTTTAGAAAAATACAACCCAATTCATGATGCCATTTGGTGCATGGTAAGCCACATTAGATACTCCGGGCTACTGTGATAAATTGGTAGATGAGAATCTAGGAGGAAACTCATTTTCCCTCAGAGTATATGCTTACTACTTCAGTATTGTTAGACTATGTTAATGTTACTCTAGAAGTACCAACCCTATTTTTGTACCATAAGTAGCAACTAACCAAATTGAGATTAATGTAAATTAACTGATATTTGATGCCATTAACAACTAATAAAGcagataaaacaaatatttaaaaacaaaacttgattAAAGCTTAGACACATTCCTATCATTCAAAAGTCATTGAGAGCAAAGTTCAAATACAGGAATACCTCGGAGATATCGTGGGCTTGgctccagaccaccacaataaagtgagtAACACAATAAAGCTAGTCAAGTGAATGTTTTGGTTTCCCAGGGCAAATAAAAGTCATATTTGcattatactgtagtctattaagcaCGCAAAAACATTATGTCTGAAAAAGCAATGTACATGCTTTAACTAAAAATACCTtactgctaaaaaatgctaagaatactgttaaaaaatgctaacattacttgagctttcagtgagttgtaatATTTTGCTGGTCTTGCCTTAATGTTAATGACTGTTGACTAATCAAGGTATTGGTTGGTGTAGGCTGGGATGGCTGtggcaattccttaaaataagacaacaacaAAGCTTGTCTCATCAATTGATGTTTCCTTTCTATAGGATGCGATGCTGTTTGGTTGCATTTTACCCACAGAAGAACTTCCTTCAAATTTGTTAATagtctttttctataaaaaaggatttacttatttatttcagagagagaaagagagagagggagaaagagagagagagagtgtctgtgtgtgtctgtgtgtgtgtgagtagggggaggggcacaaggaaaaagagagagagaaaatctcaagcagactcctggctgagctcagagcctgacatggggtttaatctcatgaccttgaaatcatgacctgagccaaaatcaaacactcaactgaatgagccacccaggcatcccaaaatttgTCAATTCTCTTAGACCCTGCGGCTACTTTAATTAACTAAGTtgatgtaatattctaaatccatTGCTGTCATTCCAACAATCTTCACATCATCTTCaccaccaggagtagattccatctcaagaaaccactttctttgctgaTTCATAAGCagcaactcctcatccattaaagttttatcataAGATTACAGCAATTCAGTCAATCTTCAGGGCCCACCTCTAATTCTAGTTGTCTTGCTGTtttcaccacatctgcagttacttccttcACTGAAATATTGAATCCCTCATTCGTGAGgattggaatcaacttcttcctaACTCTTGTTGATATTAATATTATGACCTGTTC from Vulpes vulpes isolate BD-2025 chromosome 3, VulVul3, whole genome shotgun sequence encodes:
- the ZSWIM2 gene encoding E3 ubiquitin-protein ligase ZSWIM2 — protein: MLRPRGCGGRSRELVGGRQDLALRGGLYLLRQMGPTGFLLREEEPERGDFRVFLGNPHVCNCSTFVKGGELCKHICWVLLKKFKLPRNHESALRLGLVEREISDLLQGIHRVQTPQKRTNGEAVHIEEDGYITQKEIGSDDICSICQELLLEKKLPVTFCRFGCGNSIHIKCMKILANYQDPISDTSMLKCPLCRKEFAPLKLVLEEFKNSSNLVTAAERERLDKHLGIPCNNCKQFPIEGKCYKCTRCIEYHLCQECFDGCCHLSHPFAFREKRNQRWKSLEKRSDEIVKCVNIKNEIEEKMPRFQGKEGPVYTPKQVVKSLPLLLITKNSKMLAPGYQCRLCLKAFRLGQHTRLLPCTHKFHRKCIDNWLFYKCNSCPIDGQVIYNPLIWKDTAVNGHSHQSTSNASITHLSKQEEPELFIPGTGLGLKQNRLGILPSIPQCNSGKLDTPESSANTYQNITINDQFSIKSDDSNSRKLIYEYKISQHFPRYLQDLPTRTVGKMSSQTFLPSIAHKNMVCSTGMESPCISEKHYTGQSQKMAKDCKRINHNPKKTLGTRIKEEKKRSSTFLPEDLNLDVNWGTTKISSPKRCNNCMGKLRQKCSNLSRRPESHPLKTKSPELSLILEGIQL